The Patescibacteria group bacterium genome includes a window with the following:
- the murD gene encoding UDP-N-acetylmuramoyl-L-alanine--D-glutamate ligase: MLNLKNKKALVMGLGLYEDGSGIAATRFLLSQGAKVTVTDLKIRKQLNDQIKRLGQSAQKVEWVLGRHREQDFKHRDLILRNPGVPQFSRFLKIARTNKIPIYTDISLFFQLIDRKRLVGVTGTRGKSTTTTLIYELVKTSDKLAVLAGNITKSPLAQMPLVNKGGRIILELSSWMAESLADIKKSPHIAVLTNIYPDHLNTYETMVDYIEAKKNVFRFQTPQDYAVLNRDNKETLAAGKKVNAQRYWFSLKFFSEENGAFIRNGRIIFRQNGVEQIMCSVRDIKLLGEHNLSNVLAAVTVAGIIGIGPKSIKSVLGRFYGISNRLELLRETGGVKYYNDTTSTTPEATIVALKALAGRKNIVLIAGGSDKGLDFKVLTKEIKEHCRAVVLLKGTGTDRLKKKIDNYTIVNSMSDAVGVAKSFSKTGDIILLSPACASFGMFINEFDRGDQFRRLVKKL; the protein is encoded by the coding sequence ATGTTAAATTTAAAAAATAAAAAAGCCCTGGTGATGGGTCTAGGATTGTATGAAGACGGTAGTGGAATAGCTGCTACCCGGTTTTTGTTATCCCAAGGCGCCAAGGTGACGGTAACGGATTTAAAAATCAGAAAACAACTTAATGATCAAATAAAGCGTTTGGGCCAATCGGCTCAAAAAGTTGAATGGGTTTTGGGGCGTCATCGTGAACAGGATTTCAAACATCGGGATTTGATCTTAAGAAATCCCGGTGTGCCTCAGTTTTCGCGTTTTTTGAAGATCGCTCGCACCAATAAAATTCCGATTTATACTGATATTTCTTTATTCTTCCAATTGATTGACCGCAAGCGCTTAGTTGGTGTTACGGGTACGCGTGGCAAAAGCACTACCACTACCTTGATTTATGAGTTGGTAAAAACGTCGGACAAACTGGCAGTTTTGGCCGGCAATATTACTAAGTCGCCCTTGGCGCAAATGCCGTTGGTGAATAAGGGCGGCCGAATAATTTTGGAATTGTCGTCTTGGATGGCGGAGAGCTTGGCTGATATTAAGAAGTCGCCGCATATCGCCGTCTTGACTAATATTTATCCCGATCATTTAAATACTTATGAAACCATGGTTGATTATATTGAGGCCAAGAAAAATGTTTTTAGATTCCAGACGCCGCAGGATTATGCCGTTTTAAATCGCGACAACAAGGAAACTTTGGCTGCCGGTAAAAAGGTTAACGCTCAGAGATATTGGTTCTCCTTAAAATTTTTTAGCGAAGAGAATGGCGCCTTTATCAGAAACGGCAGGATTATTTTTCGCCAAAACGGCGTTGAACAAATAATGTGTTCGGTCAGAGATATCAAGCTTTTGGGTGAACACAATTTGTCCAATGTTTTGGCTGCGGTTACTGTGGCGGGAATTATTGGCATTGGCCCCAAAAGCATTAAATCCGTACTGGGTCGTTTTTACGGTATATCCAATCGACTGGAACTGTTAAGGGAGACTGGAGGAGTGAAATATTACAATGACACAACCTCCACTACGCCGGAAGCAACGATCGTCGCCCTAAAGGCATTGGCTGGCAGGAAGAATATCGTGCTGATTGCCGGCGGTTCGGATAAAGGCCTTGATTTTAAAGTGTTAACAAAAGAGATAAAAGAACATTGTCGGGCAGTAGTATTGTTGAAAGGCACGGGAACGGATAGATTAAAAAAGAAAATTGATAATTATACTATTGTAAATTCTATGTCCGATGCCGTCGGCGTTGCCAAGTCATTTTCTAAGACAGGTGACATAATCCTACTGTCGCCGGCTTGCGCCTCCTTCGGCATGTTTATCAATGAGTTTGATCGTGGCGATCAGTTTCGCCGTTTAGTTAAAAAATTGTAA
- the ftsW gene encoding putative lipid II flippase FtsW, giving the protein MNQPPKKHRELAGIDWYLIGAIWLLVIFGLVMVSSAGVAIGWQKYQDVYWHLKHQLLFGVLPGGVLFLILAKIDYHRWEKYAAPMLFISILLLVLVFLPGIGAAWGTSHSWINVFGYSLQPSEIVKLTFLIYLAAWLSSKEDHHLKDLSAGFLPFVFILAVITALLVLEPDTGTMIIIVAMSLAVYFSAGGRWLHLSWLTVAGLAGLWAIVKISPYRAARFTTFLHPELDPQGIGYQANQALLAIGSGGLFGRGYNHSRQKFAYLPEVTGDSIFAVIAEELGFILTGAIIIIYAFIAVRGFKLAARCPDAFGRLLVVGIVTWFITQAFINIGAMLGVMPLTGIPLPFISYGGTALMMSLAAAGILANISKQANN; this is encoded by the coding sequence ATGAATCAACCGCCTAAAAAACATAGGGAATTAGCTGGAATCGATTGGTACTTAATCGGCGCCATTTGGCTTTTGGTGATTTTTGGCTTGGTGATGGTTTCTTCCGCCGGCGTGGCTATCGGCTGGCAAAAATACCAGGATGTTTATTGGCATCTCAAGCATCAATTATTATTCGGCGTTTTGCCTGGTGGCGTTTTGTTTTTGATTTTGGCTAAAATTGACTATCATCGCTGGGAAAAATATGCGGCGCCCATGCTGTTTATTTCCATTCTGCTTTTAGTATTGGTGTTTCTTCCTGGCATCGGCGCGGCCTGGGGCACAAGCCATAGTTGGATTAATGTTTTCGGTTATTCGCTCCAACCGTCGGAAATCGTCAAGTTGACTTTTTTGATTTATTTGGCCGCCTGGCTATCCTCTAAGGAAGATCATCATTTGAAGGATTTATCCGCCGGTTTTTTGCCTTTTGTTTTTATTTTGGCTGTTATTACCGCTCTTTTGGTTTTAGAACCGGACACTGGCACCATGATTATTATTGTGGCCATGTCTTTGGCCGTGTATTTTTCTGCGGGCGGCAGATGGTTGCATTTGAGTTGGTTGACTGTCGCCGGTTTGGCCGGCCTCTGGGCGATCGTAAAAATTTCTCCCTATCGCGCCGCTCGCTTTACTACTTTTTTGCACCCCGAACTTGATCCTCAGGGCATTGGCTATCAAGCCAATCAAGCGCTGTTAGCCATCGGCTCCGGCGGTTTATTCGGTCGCGGTTATAATCATAGCCGGCAGAAGTTCGCTTATCTGCCGGAAGTTACCGGTGATTCTATTTTTGCCGTTATTGCCGAAGAGTTGGGATTCATTTTGACCGGAGCCATTATTATTATTTATGCTTTTATTGCCGTGCGCGGTTTTAAATTGGCCGCCAGATGCCCGGATGCCTTTGGGCGTTTGTTGGTTGTCGGTATTGTTACCTGGTTTATCACTCAGGCTTTTATAAATATCGGTGCCATGCTCGGCGTTATGCCGTTGACCGGCATCCCCTTGCCTTTTATTTCTTACGGCGGTACGGCGTTGATGATGTCGCTGGCCGCAGCCGGTATTCTAGCCAATATTTCTAAACAAGCCAATAATTAA
- the murG gene encoding undecaprenyldiphospho-muramoylpentapeptide beta-N-acetylglucosaminyltransferase: protein MKYKLLLSGGGTMGSVSPLIAVCQEIKKRQPEAEFLFVGTAGGPERAAVESYKIPFAVIASGKFRRYFSWQNFTDPFKIVKAFCQSIKILLAFRPQAVMVAGAYVGVPLAWAAWFLRIPVLIHQQDIEVGLANRLMSPVAKKVTVSFDISLRDFKRGRAILTGNPIREEFSHCDKDKSRELFGLRKDVPTVFFTGGGTGAIAINEVLDRALPDLMKFIQVIHVTGKGKKIDFSADNYHQFEFMTHEMTEALCVADLVVTRAGLSTLSELSYCGKPAIIIPMYRTHQENNANYFQQHNAAVVLSEASLNKKMLTDIISELIKSDDKLDNLSKNIKKMMPQTGAGAVADILLKLIKNKK from the coding sequence ATGAAATATAAATTATTATTATCCGGCGGCGGCACCATGGGTTCGGTTTCTCCGCTTATAGCCGTTTGTCAGGAAATCAAAAAGAGGCAGCCCGAAGCGGAATTCTTGTTTGTCGGTACCGCTGGCGGTCCGGAACGAGCGGCCGTGGAGAGCTATAAAATACCTTTCGCGGTTATTGCTTCAGGTAAATTCCGCCGTTATTTTTCTTGGCAGAATTTTACCGATCCATTCAAGATCGTTAAGGCATTCTGCCAATCAATAAAAATCCTGCTGGCCTTTCGCCCTCAAGCGGTGATGGTAGCCGGCGCTTATGTGGGAGTGCCTTTGGCCTGGGCGGCATGGTTTTTACGCATCCCTGTTTTAATCCATCAGCAAGATATAGAAGTCGGCCTAGCTAACCGTTTAATGTCCCCCGTGGCTAAAAAAGTCACTGTGTCTTTTGATATTTCTTTGCGCGACTTTAAGCGCGGCCGGGCGATTTTAACCGGCAATCCAATTCGGGAGGAATTCAGTCATTGCGATAAGGATAAGAGCCGTGAGCTGTTCGGTTTAAGAAAAGATGTGCCGACGGTGTTTTTTACCGGTGGCGGTACGGGGGCGATAGCGATTAATGAAGTATTGGACCGAGCCCTGCCTGATCTAATGAAATTTATTCAAGTGATTCATGTTACCGGCAAGGGCAAGAAAATAGATTTTTCTGCTGACAATTATCATCAGTTTGAGTTTATGACGCACGAAATGACCGAAGCATTGTGCGTGGCTGATTTGGTGGTAACGCGCGCCGGCCTGTCTACTTTGTCGGAATTGTCTTATTGCGGCAAACCGGCAATCATCATCCCGATGTATCGGACGCACCAAGAAAACAATGCTAATTATTTCCAGCAACATAACGCCGCTGTGGTTTTATCCGAAGCTTCGCTTAATAAGAAAATGTTGACTGATATTATCAGTGAGCTGATTAAAAGCGACGATAAGTTGGACAACTTGTCAAAAAATATTAAGAAAATGATGCCGCAAACCGGCGCCGGAGCAGTGGCGGATATTTTGTTAAAATTAATCAAAAATAAAAAATGA
- the murC gene encoding UDP-N-acetylmuramate--L-alanine ligase — protein MNLAKIKKIHFIGIGGIGISAAARLAQARGIRVTGSDAQLSEVVNDLRVSGFDVKTPQQAENVPADADLIVYTVAAPEDNPERARAQELGIEQMTYPQFLGLLMAGKFGIGVSGTNGKTTTTAMVAKILIDAGKDPSVVLGAKADFLSGNARAGRSEYFVFESDEYRRAFDNYSPRLAAVTYIGEDHLDYYKDLAEIKSAFKDYLSHVPAEGYVVLNADDLNSLELAPALKAAKITFGINNEADYKASQIETVSGKQVFSVGESGRFSLLLPGHYNIYNALCAITVCCAIGIDVEIIRQSLAGFTGTWRRFERLGRLGQAEVIADYAHTPDAIHQVIEATQEFYPGKRILTVFQPHQYARTKNLFSKFATAFGSAEQVIIPDIFYVAGREKPEDFDVDSKALVEAIAAQGVKAVYGGSLSASEELVRKMAKDFDIVLVLGAGDVYELAKNLVK, from the coding sequence ATGAACTTAGCTAAAATAAAAAAAATCCATTTTATCGGTATTGGTGGCATCGGCATTTCTGCCGCCGCGCGTTTGGCGCAAGCCAGGGGCATAAGGGTTACGGGCAGTGATGCGCAATTAAGTGAAGTGGTTAATGATTTGCGAGTTTCGGGCTTTGATGTAAAAACTCCTCAGCAAGCGGAGAATGTCCCGGCTGATGCCGATCTGATCGTTTATACCGTGGCCGCGCCGGAAGATAATCCGGAAAGAGCGCGCGCTCAAGAATTGGGGATAGAGCAGATGACTTATCCGCAGTTTTTGGGGCTGTTGATGGCTGGTAAATTCGGCATTGGCGTATCCGGCACTAATGGCAAGACCACCACTACCGCCATGGTCGCCAAAATTTTGATTGACGCGGGCAAGGATCCGAGCGTGGTTTTGGGAGCCAAAGCGGATTTCCTGTCCGGCAATGCTCGGGCGGGCCGGAGTGAATATTTCGTGTTTGAAAGCGATGAATATCGCCGAGCTTTTGATAATTATTCTCCGCGCCTGGCCGCTGTCACTTATATCGGCGAGGATCATCTTGATTATTATAAAGACCTGGCCGAAATCAAATCGGCGTTTAAGGATTATTTGTCGCATGTGCCGGCCGAAGGATATGTGGTGCTTAATGCCGATGATCTTAATTCTTTAGAACTGGCGCCGGCGCTTAAAGCGGCTAAAATAACTTTTGGCATAAACAATGAGGCTGATTATAAAGCCAGTCAAATAGAAACGGTTTCCGGCAAACAAGTTTTTTCGGTCGGTGAGTCAGGGCGGTTTTCATTGCTTTTGCCCGGCCATTATAATATCTATAATGCTTTATGCGCCATCACTGTTTGTTGCGCCATAGGGATTGATGTTGAAATTATTAGACAATCTTTGGCCGGCTTTACCGGTACTTGGCGGCGGTTTGAACGGCTGGGACGGTTGGGCCAAGCCGAGGTGATAGCTGATTACGCTCATACGCCCGATGCGATCCATCAAGTGATTGAGGCTACGCAAGAGTTTTATCCGGGCAAAAGGATTCTGACTGTGTTCCAGCCGCATCAGTACGCCCGAACAAAAAATTTGTTCAGTAAGTTCGCGACGGCTTTCGGCTCCGCGGAGCAAGTGATAATTCCCGATATATTCTATGTGGCCGGACGGGAGAAACCCGAGGATTTTGATGTTGATTCCAAAGCGTTGGTTGAAGCGATTGCGGCACAGGGCGTTAAAGCGGTTTATGGCGGTTCGCTTTCCGCAAGCGAAGAGCTGGTTAGAAAGATGGCAAAAGATTTTGATATAGTTTTGGTTTTGGGCGCCGGCGATGTTTATGAGCTGGCGAAAAATTTGGTTAAATGA
- the murB gene encoding UDP-N-acetylmuramate dehydrogenase, translating to MLEQARKNLDKRFKENESLANHTTLRIGGPAKFFALAKNTEEILGLMQEAEMARINYAIMGGGSNILASDAGFDGLVIKINGGEIKISEDQIIMDAGVPLALALAESLKAGLTGLEWATGIPGTVGGAICGNAGAYGGEMAQNVATVKVLREKAIIELSNGDCDFSYRASRFKNDGNKDIILSATLKLKVAVTDEIAVAKEKISKIMAERSVKFSEGPSAGSFFHNISLTPEETIELKSRHPEIPEQFIAWQKIPVAWLIDECGLRGRQIGGAKVSDQHAGIIINAGGATASDVIMLASVIKQKVRSKFSLQLMEEVQYLGF from the coding sequence ATGTTAGAACAAGCCAGAAAAAATCTCGACAAAAGGTTTAAAGAAAATGAATCATTAGCCAATCACACCACTTTGCGGATCGGCGGACCGGCTAAATTTTTTGCACTTGCAAAAAATACTGAGGAAATTTTAGGGTTGATGCAAGAAGCGGAGATGGCAAGAATAAATTATGCTATTATGGGTGGCGGCAGTAATATTTTGGCCAGTGATGCCGGTTTTGATGGTCTGGTGATAAAAATAAACGGCGGTGAAATAAAAATCAGCGAAGATCAAATAATTATGGATGCCGGTGTGCCCTTGGCCTTGGCGCTTGCTGAATCACTCAAGGCCGGATTAACCGGTTTAGAGTGGGCGACAGGCATTCCCGGAACTGTCGGCGGAGCTATCTGCGGTAATGCCGGAGCCTATGGCGGAGAAATGGCGCAAAACGTGGCTACAGTAAAAGTTCTAAGAGAAAAAGCGATAATAGAATTGAGCAATGGTGATTGCGATTTTAGTTATCGCGCGAGCCGGTTTAAAAATGATGGCAACAAAGATATTATTTTGTCCGCCACTCTGAAATTGAAAGTTGCCGTAACTGATGAAATCGCCGTGGCTAAAGAAAAAATATCAAAGATAATGGCGGAGCGTAGCGTTAAATTCAGCGAAGGGCCGTCGGCCGGCAGTTTTTTCCATAACATCTCGTTGACTCCGGAAGAAACAATTGAACTTAAAAGCCGGCACCCGGAAATCCCCGAACAATTTATCGCTTGGCAAAAGATTCCCGTTGCCTGGCTGATCGATGAATGCGGTTTGCGCGGCCGGCAGATTGGCGGCGCCAAAGTCAGTGATCAACACGCCGGAATAATCATTAATGCCGGTGGCGCGACAGCCAGCGATGTGATAATGTTAGCATCAGTAATCAAGCAAAAAGTCAGAAGCAAGTTCAGTTTGCAATTAATGGAGGAAGTCCAATATTTGGGATTTTAA
- the raiA gene encoding ribosome-associated translation inhibitor RaiA, with translation MNISIKGTKIELTPGIEAAVNEKIGGLSKYFDNIIGCEVEVGKTTEHHHKGDIFRAEVNLEVPKKVIRAEAESDDLYKSINEVKDKMKVEIMKYKETLRD, from the coding sequence ATGAACATCTCAATCAAAGGAACAAAAATTGAACTCACGCCGGGCATTGAAGCGGCGGTTAATGAGAAAATCGGCGGACTGTCTAAATATTTTGACAATATCATCGGTTGCGAGGTGGAAGTGGGCAAAACTACCGAACATCACCATAAGGGCGATATTTTTCGGGCCGAGGTTAATTTGGAAGTGCCGAAGAAAGTCATTCGCGCTGAAGCCGAGTCTGACGATTTATACAAATCAATCAATGAAGTCAAAGATAAGATGAAGGTAGAGATTATGAAATATAAGGAAACCCTGCGCGATTAG
- the secA gene encoding preprotein translocase subunit SecA gives MSFFTRIFGDPNKKVLADFQQTIDAINALEPKISALSDEDLKAQTTKLKAELAKDKALDDILPEAFATIREAAKRVIGQRHFDVQLMGGIALHQGHIAEMRTGEGKTLTATAPMYLNALAGRGAHLVTVNDYLARIHADWMGQIYDFLGLSVSCIQQQNTSYKFDKQHQRQEGDPVLDVQNLVPCTRREAYACDILYGTNNEFGFDYLRDNMVTRAEDMVQRDLFYAIVDEVDSILIDEARTPLIISAPDMESTDKYFQFSQIVKTLADKDDYTIDEKQRAATLTEAGIAKVEKSLGVENIYTDRGIADVHHIEQALKAQALFKRDKDYVVKDGEIIIIDEFTGRMMFGRRYSEGLHQAIEAKEGVKVQKESVTLATISFQNYFRLYTKLSGMTGTAATEAEEFSKIYNLEVTTIPTNRPMVRKDLNDRIYKNEQGKYNALIEEVRVRYKNGQPVLIGTVSIEKNELLSELFDRADIPCQILNAKHHEKEAHIIAQAGRAGAVTIATNMAGRGVDIILGGYPFNQEEYEKVVAAGGLCVIGTERHESRRIDNQLRGRAGRQGDPGSSLFFISMDDDLMRIFGSERMKKMMTTLGVPDDMPIENGMISKSIEQAQKKVETHNFDIRKHLVEYDDVMNKQRETIYRKRRQILAGEGTKESALSAIEREIDAIVALATQDNDESQWKLEEIYEAVSLIFRVKSEARKNLEELRREAGDNQEDQMSREMISGYLKKLAVEEYNELEAKINMLPVDEGQLPAMRQVERGMFLRVIDTLWIEHLDTMQYLRTGIGLRGYGQRDPLVEYKKESLRMFKELMAMIDHQLAYSIYKIGFVSPEEMNQTESRPKSVQLKGASDQSSLKSPMENDSGLAERQADKILKDSAHYNGEKVGRNDSCPCGATYPDGKPKKYKDCHGK, from the coding sequence ATGTCTTTTTTTACCAGAATATTCGGCGATCCTAATAAAAAAGTATTAGCCGATTTTCAACAAACAATTGATGCCATTAATGCCTTGGAGCCGAAGATCTCGGCTTTATCCGATGAGGATTTAAAGGCTCAGACTACTAAATTGAAAGCTGAACTGGCCAAGGATAAGGCCTTGGATGATATTTTGCCCGAGGCCTTCGCTACTATCCGCGAAGCGGCCAAGCGCGTTATCGGCCAGCGGCATTTTGACGTTCAATTAATGGGCGGTATCGCCTTGCATCAGGGACATATTGCGGAAATGCGGACTGGTGAAGGCAAGACTTTGACTGCCACTGCGCCGATGTATTTGAACGCTTTGGCCGGACGGGGCGCGCATCTGGTTACTGTCAATGATTATTTGGCGCGCATTCATGCTGATTGGATGGGGCAGATTTATGATTTTTTGGGGCTCTCGGTCAGTTGTATCCAACAGCAGAATACTTCTTATAAATTTGATAAACAGCATCAGCGCCAAGAAGGCGACCCGGTTTTGGATGTGCAGAATCTGGTTCCTTGCACCCGTCGTGAAGCTTATGCTTGCGATATCTTATACGGCACCAATAATGAGTTCGGTTTTGATTACTTGCGCGATAACATGGTAACGCGGGCGGAGGACATGGTTCAGCGTGATCTATTCTACGCCATTGTAGATGAGGTGGATTCGATCTTAATCGACGAAGCTCGAACGCCGTTGATTATTTCGGCGCCGGATATGGAATCAACAGACAAGTATTTTCAATTTTCGCAAATTGTTAAGACTCTGGCGGATAAGGATGATTATACTATTGATGAGAAACAGCGCGCCGCCACCTTGACTGAAGCGGGCATTGCTAAGGTAGAAAAATCTTTGGGCGTAGAAAATATTTATACTGATCGTGGCATTGCCGACGTGCATCACATTGAGCAAGCGTTAAAAGCCCAGGCCTTGTTTAAACGCGATAAGGATTATGTGGTTAAGGACGGCGAAATTATTATTATTGACGAGTTCACTGGCCGTATGATGTTTGGCCGCCGCTACAGCGAAGGCTTGCACCAGGCCATTGAAGCCAAGGAAGGCGTTAAAGTCCAAAAGGAAAGCGTCACTTTGGCTACTATTTCTTTTCAGAATTATTTCCGTTTATATACTAAATTGTCCGGTATGACCGGTACGGCCGCTACGGAAGCCGAGGAGTTTTCTAAGATTTATAATTTAGAAGTTACAACCATTCCGACTAACCGTCCGATGGTCAGGAAGGATTTGAATGATCGTATTTATAAAAATGAGCAAGGCAAATACAACGCTTTGATTGAAGAAGTCAGGGTCAGATACAAAAACGGCCAGCCGGTTTTAATCGGTACGGTTTCCATTGAGAAGAATGAGCTGTTGTCCGAGTTGTTTGATCGCGCCGACATTCCGTGCCAAATCCTAAACGCCAAACATCATGAAAAGGAGGCGCATATTATCGCACAAGCCGGTCGGGCCGGTGCTGTGACTATTGCCACTAACATGGCCGGCCGAGGCGTGGATATTATTTTGGGCGGTTATCCTTTTAACCAAGAAGAGTATGAAAAAGTAGTTGCCGCCGGTGGTTTGTGCGTGATCGGCACGGAGCGCCATGAATCCCGCCGCATTGACAACCAGTTACGCGGCCGCGCCGGACGCCAAGGCGACCCCGGTTCCTCGCTGTTTTTCATTTCTATGGACGATGATTTGATGCGCATCTTCGGTTCGGAGCGAATGAAAAAAATGATGACGACTTTGGGTGTGCCGGATGATATGCCGATTGAAAACGGCATGATCAGCAAATCCATTGAACAGGCACAGAAAAAAGTGGAAACGCATAATTTTGACATTCGCAAACATTTAGTGGAATATGACGATGTCATGAACAAACAACGCGAAACTATTTATCGCAAACGCCGGCAGATTTTGGCCGGGGAGGGTACCAAGGAGTCGGCTCTTAGTGCCATTGAGAGGGAAATTGATGCAATTGTGGCGTTGGCTACCCAGGATAATGACGAAAGCCAATGGAAGTTAGAAGAAATTTATGAAGCAGTCAGCTTGATCTTCCGCGTTAAATCGGAGGCGCGTAAAAATTTGGAAGAATTACGGCGGGAAGCGGGGGATAATCAAGAAGACCAGATGTCCCGCGAGATGATTTCCGGTTATTTGAAAAAGTTGGCCGTGGAAGAATATAACGAATTGGAAGCTAAGATCAATATGTTACCGGTGGATGAGGGGCAGTTGCCGGCCATGCGCCAAGTGGAGCGCGGCATGTTTTTGCGCGTTATTGATACTTTATGGATTGAGCATTTGGATACGATGCAATATCTGCGCACCGGCATTGGTTTGCGCGGCTACGGCCAGCGCGATCCCTTAGTGGAATACAAAAAGGAATCCCTGCGTATGTTTAAGGAGTTGATGGCGATGATTGACCACCAGTTGGCTTATAGTATTTATAAAATCGGTTTTGTGTCGCCGGAGGAGATGAATCAAACGGAGAGTCGGCCCAAGAGTGTCCAGCTTAAGGGCGCCAGTGATCAATCGTCCTTGAAGTCACCGATGGAAAATGATTCCGGATTAGCAGAACGTCAAGCTGATAAAATCTTAAAAGACAGCGCCCATTATAATGGCGAGAAAGTCGGCCGTAACGATTCCTGCCCTTGCGGGGCGACTTATCCGGATGGCAAGCCGAAAAAGTATAAGGACTGCCATGGGAAATAA
- a CDS encoding NUDIX hydrolase, protein MILEDLNGFLNFRPMFNVVGCYLVRQGHILMLKRHPDKPQGGLWCVPGGKIKHAESVGEAATREFKEETGCDLPQDLNCRIFCSLPEAVRYPGYDFLYFMLKVELPLNYDLNQIILNPAEHIEYSWVPLWDIMGQRQVLPLVPDEEECLRRLFKW, encoded by the coding sequence ATGATACTTGAGGATTTGAATGGTTTTCTTAATTTTAGACCAATGTTTAATGTTGTGGGTTGTTATTTGGTGCGGCAAGGCCACATTTTGATGTTGAAAAGGCACCCCGATAAACCTCAAGGCGGATTGTGGTGCGTACCCGGCGGCAAAATAAAACATGCGGAAAGTGTCGGGGAAGCGGCAACTCGCGAATTTAAAGAAGAAACCGGTTGTGATTTGCCACAAGACCTGAACTGTCGGATTTTCTGCTCTTTACCCGAGGCTGTTCGCTATCCGGGTTATGACTTTCTTTATTTCATGCTTAAGGTGGAATTACCCTTAAATTACGATTTAAATCAAATCATCCTTAACCCGGCGGAGCATATTGAGTATAGTTGGGTACCGCTTTGGGATATTATGGGGCAACGGCAAGTTTTGCCGTTAGTGCCGGATGAAGAAGAGTGTTTGCGTCGGTTGTTTAAATGGTAA
- the mutM gene encoding bifunctional DNA-formamidopyrimidine glycosylase/DNA-(apurinic or apyrimidinic site) lyase, whose translation MPELPEVQTIVSELNEKIKYKTIKNVQVFKYKSVRPMNKKFVQSIKGRKILGVARRAKMIIINLSGDKHLLIHLKMTGQLVFRDRRGKGLSGGHPIAFQGELPTKFTRAAFEFADKSHLFFNDIRRFGWIKFADRKLYENETAKYGLEPLSKDFTFSAFKEKLKRYPNRKIKQVLMDQTLIAGVGNIYADEICFAARVLPARPTNKLTEQEIKDLFKAIPRILKLSISKKGTSADTYVTTSGAEGGMMKYLKVYGRAGEKCRRCGGAVHKIKLGGRGTHFCPICQK comes from the coding sequence ATGCCTGAACTGCCAGAGGTGCAAACCATTGTCAGCGAACTGAATGAGAAGATAAAATATAAGACGATTAAAAACGTCCAAGTGTTTAAATATAAATCAGTCCGGCCGATGAACAAAAAATTTGTTCAGTCAATTAAGGGCCGGAAAATTTTGGGCGTGGCTCGTCGCGCCAAAATGATTATAATCAATCTCAGCGGCGATAAGCATCTTTTGATTCATCTCAAGATGACCGGGCAGCTGGTTTTTCGCGATCGTCGCGGTAAGGGTTTGTCTGGCGGCCACCCCATTGCTTTCCAGGGTGAATTGCCGACCAAGTTTACCAGAGCGGCGTTTGAATTCGCTGATAAAAGCCATTTATTTTTTAATGATATCCGCCGTTTTGGCTGGATCAAGTTCGCTGATCGGAAATTATACGAAAATGAAACAGCTAAGTATGGTTTAGAACCGCTGTCTAAGGATTTCACTTTCTCAGCCTTTAAGGAAAAATTAAAACGTTATCCCAACCGCAAAATTAAACAGGTATTAATGGATCAGACGCTGATTGCCGGCGTAGGCAATATTTATGCCGATGAAATTTGTTTTGCAGCTCGCGTCTTACCGGCTCGGCCGACTAATAAGCTGACAGAACAAGAAATTAAGGATTTGTTTAAGGCCATACCTCGCATCCTTAAATTATCCATCAGTAAAAAAGGCACTTCCGCCGATACTTATGTCACCACTTCGGGCGCCGAGGGCGGAATGATGAAATACCTGAAAGTTTATGGACGAGCCGGGGAAAAATGCCGGCGTTGCGGCGGAGCGGTACATAAGATCAAGTTAGGCGGCCGTGGCACTCATTTCTGTCCTATTTGCCAAAAATAA